From Pseudomonas sp. LS1212, the proteins below share one genomic window:
- a CDS encoding lecithin retinol acyltransferase family protein, with product MNMTTLLSATQAERIDQWMLLDLQGAIEAPVGSHLITPRNGYFHHGIYLGGGKVIHYCGLFGGLHGGAVKILSLERFAAGRTVQYRCGQQAVFSSDEVVRRALSRVGENHYRVLTNNCEHFCNWCLYGRSSSEQVRRFLTHPLSALRLVLNVLPVLVQQVRCAYQPV from the coding sequence ATGAACATGACAACCCTACTATCAGCCACCCAGGCCGAACGCATCGACCAATGGATGCTCCTGGATCTGCAGGGCGCCATCGAGGCCCCAGTTGGCAGCCACCTGATCACACCCCGCAATGGCTACTTTCATCATGGGATCTACCTGGGTGGTGGCAAGGTGATTCACTATTGCGGCCTGTTCGGCGGCCTGCATGGCGGGGCTGTGAAAATCCTCTCCCTCGAACGCTTCGCCGCCGGCAGAACGGTGCAGTATCGTTGCGGCCAGCAGGCCGTGTTCAGCTCGGACGAGGTGGTAAGGCGGGCACTTTCACGGGTGGGTGAAAACCATTACCGGGTGTTGACCAACAACTGCGAGCATTTCTGCAATTGGTGCTTGTATGGCCGCAGCAGTAGCGAGCAGGTGCGGCGGTTCCTGACTCATCCGCTGTCGGCGTTGCGGTTGGTGCTGAATGTGCTGCCGGTTCTGGTTCAACAGGTACGTTGCGCGTATCAGCCTGTCTGA
- a CDS encoding transporter: protein MKRHAHLWTALGLLSGLCSTVQATEGGGSSYPMGAENYMSGALPPPGLYAQFFSTHYEADTLRGNRGQKLPVDFRVRANALSPRLIWVTEQKVFGGSLAFHALVPLVDLKVEVNGQSQSKQGLGDIIFGPALGFHHSEKLHSILALDLIASSGEYDRDDLANIGRNYWVIEPVLAVSYIDPDGLNVDVKTMYDFNLENPATDYRSGQELHMDYAVGWGLGNGWVVGVGGYAYRQTTDDRQNGERIEDNKGRAFAIGPSVKYTSKDGWFLTAKWEQETQVRNRAEGEAYWLKLTVPF, encoded by the coding sequence ATGAAGCGACACGCACACCTATGGACCGCGCTGGGCTTGCTGAGCGGACTGTGCAGCACCGTCCAGGCCACCGAAGGCGGCGGTTCGTCCTATCCCATGGGCGCCGAGAACTACATGTCCGGTGCGCTGCCGCCACCGGGGTTGTACGCGCAGTTCTTCTCTACCCACTACGAAGCCGATACCTTGCGTGGCAATCGGGGGCAGAAACTGCCGGTGGATTTTCGCGTGCGGGCCAACGCACTGTCGCCACGGTTGATCTGGGTGACCGAGCAGAAAGTGTTCGGTGGCAGCCTGGCTTTCCATGCCCTGGTGCCGCTGGTGGACCTGAAGGTCGAGGTCAACGGTCAGTCGCAGAGCAAGCAAGGGCTGGGCGACATTATCTTCGGGCCGGCGCTGGGCTTTCACCACAGTGAAAAACTGCACAGCATCCTGGCCCTGGATCTGATTGCCTCGAGCGGCGAGTACGATCGCGACGACCTGGCCAATATCGGTCGCAACTACTGGGTCATCGAACCGGTGCTGGCGGTCTCCTATATTGACCCGGACGGCCTCAACGTCGACGTCAAGACCATGTACGACTTCAACCTGGAAAACCCTGCCACCGATTACCGCTCTGGCCAGGAGTTGCATATGGACTATGCCGTGGGTTGGGGCCTGGGCAACGGCTGGGTCGTTGGCGTTGGTGGCTATGCATACCGCCAGACCACCGACGACCGCCAGAACGGCGAGCGTATCGAAGATAACAAGGGCCGTGCCTTCGCCATTGGTCCTTCGGTGAAGTACACCAGCAAGGATGGCTGGTTTCTAACGGCCAAGTGGGAGCAGGAGACCCAGGTACGCAACCGGGCCGAAGGTGAAGCGTATTGGTTGAAACTGACGGTACCGTTCTGA